A single region of the Bactrocera neohumeralis isolate Rockhampton unplaced genomic scaffold, APGP_CSIRO_Bneo_wtdbg2-racon-allhic-juicebox.fasta_v2 ctg1849, whole genome shotgun sequence genome encodes:
- the LOC126766600 gene encoding uncharacterized protein LOC126766600, translating into MTHKKSLEALDRTLKDIRGNAGIFGGALILLSGDFRQTLPVIPRSTPADEINACLKSSILWRHVQTMTLNINMRVQLNNDPSAYHFSKQLLDIGNGKIQSTNGFITLPNNCCTIVESHDELIDRVFPNIVGNIMNHTWLRERAILAPKNVNVNDINFEIQEKLPGVVTSYKSFDSAMNQDDAVNYPIEFLNSLEPPGMPPHCLNLKIGSSIILLRNLNAPKLCNGTRLAVKKLMLNLIEATILTGTAKGDVVLIPRIPIIPTDMPFEFKRLQFPVRLAFAMSINKAQGQTLKGNMDADMPVTPTPTIRSAVIVPRTGAAPVAVPRTTTVMCMSHRSACLTPCASTVSGHRRPFICFP; encoded by the exons ATGACTCATAAAAAATCTCTAGAAGCACTTGATCGGACATTGAAAGATATACGTGGCAATGCTGGAATATTTGGTGGTGCATTAATTTTGTTGTCCGGCGATTTTCGCCAAACATTACCAGTGATTCCAAGATCAACACCGGCGGATGAGATCAACGCATGCTTAAAGTCATCGATTTTGTGGCGACATGTTCAAACTATGACACTGAATATTAACATGCGTGTTCAGTTGAACAATGATCCATCTGCATATCACTTTTCAAAACAATTGTTGGACATCGGCAATGGTAAAATTCAAAGCACCAACGGATTTATAACGTTGCCAAACAATTGTTGCACCATTGTTGAATCTCATGATGAACTAATTGATCGCGTCTTTCCAAACATTGTTGGAAATATTATGAATCATACTTGGTTAAGAGAACGCGCAATACTGGcaccaaaaaatgttaatgtaaATGACATTAATTTTGAGATTCAAGAAAAATTGCCAGGTGTCGTAACATCATATAAATCATTCGACAGCGCAATGAATCAAGATGATGCAGTAAATTatccaattgaatttttgaattctttggaACCGCCTGGTATGCCGCCTCATTGCTTGAATTTAAAGATCGGCTCATCCATCATTTTGTTACGTAATTTAAATGCACCAAAGCTTTGCAATGGAACACGACTTGCAGTAAAAAAACTTATgttaaatttgattgaagccaCAATATTGACTGGCACAGCGAAAGGTGATGTTGTGCTTATACCACGTATTCCGATAATCCCGACTGACATGCCTTtcgaatttaagcgcttgcaatTTCCAGTGCGCCTGGCATTTGCAATGTCGATAAATAAAGCACAAGGGCAAACGCTTAAA GGTAATATGGATGCTGATATGCCGGTTACACCAACGCCAACTATACGTTCGGCTGTCATTGTTCCACGCACTGGGGCTGCCCCCGTAGCAGTGCCCCGAACAACCACTGTAATGTGCATGTCACACAGAAGTGCGTGTCTGACACCATGTGCCAGCACTGTGAGCGGTCACCGTCGCCCATTCATCTGCTTCCCGTAG